DNA sequence from the Deltaproteobacteria bacterium genome:
ATATCAGAATGAAAATCAGGACAACCCCCAGGATTTCTTTTCGCACCTTGTTCCTTCATACCTCCGGATTAAACGCCTGGCTGGCTCTGATTCTCTCAAGGTCTTGTTTCATTATGGACCGGACCGTGTCCCTGAGAACTTTCTTGGTCTTGCTGTTGCAAGAAGCAGTCTCAACTGGCGGATGCATACTAACAAGGATACGACCGGGCCTGATGCGAAGACTCCCCTTTGGCATGATGTGGTGAGTTCCACAGATCACAACCGGAACGATAGGCCGTCCGGAACGAATGGCCAGGTGAAACCCACCAGCCTCAAATGATTTGATTTGACCATCCGCGCTTCTGGTCCCCTCTGGAAAAATGACCACAGAGACCCCTTGGGCAATTTTTTGAGCTGCTTCTTGAATGCTGTTGTGTGCTGACTTCCGGTTGGAGCGGTCAATACTGATATATCCAACCCGCGCCATAGACTGCCCAAAAACCGGAATCTGGAAAAGCTCCTTCTTGGCCAGCCACCGAAACTGAACAGGAAGATATCCAAGCAGGGCCAGGATGTCGAACATGCTCTGGTGGTTAGCCATGTATATGTATGTCGCACAAGGATCGATGTGATGCAATCCTCGAACAGTGACCTTCGCCCGGCTGACAAGGAGCACTGACTTGGCCCAGAACCTCCCCGCCAGATGGGAGAGGTCGCCGCCCTTTTTCCAAAATGACAAGGCAATGGCAGCCAGAGCACAAATGAAGGTGATAAACACAATCCACGTTGGAATAACAACGGTTCGGATCATATGTCAGCAATTCGGCCGTGAAAAAAATCGGGGTTTCAGATTACGCCAGTATCCTTAGGGTTTCAAAGATGCTATCGGCAAACCGTATAATGCTCTCTCTTTGTGCGGTATTTGCATAATGGATGCAGTCACACCGAATCCGGTTTCGGGTCCGGATTAACAATTCAAAGGTGATTGCCGTTGATCCCAGCTCAACAGAGAAGTAAAAGGGCTGACAGTCCTTATGGGCCGTCTGAACTTCATCCAGGAGACGATCCTCCACAGGTATCCAGTACAGACCTTCCATCTGGGAAGGGCCATAACGCTCATCGAGATAGGACTTGAGCTTTTCATAGTCCTCTGGCCGGAGTTCATCGATACGGTACTGTTTCATTTTCAGTTTAGAAAACCTGGTTTTGGGCGTGGATTCTTAGCTTTTTTGTATCACACCATTAGACTACAATAAAGCAAAAATCCCGCATTACCGTCAGTGATGCGGGATTCTTTCTGTCCTTAACCAAACAGATATTACGCTTTTTTATCGTCCTTGACCTCCTCAAAATCAGCATCAACCACATCTTCATCTGTTGGGGGCCGAGGTTCAGCCTGAGCCGAGGGGCCACCAGCCTCTGCTGATTCATCTCCAGCCTGGCCCGCGGCAGAGGCCTGAGCATACATAGCCTCTGCCAACTTGTGAGAGGCTTGCATGAGTTCTTCATTCAGCTTATTGATCTCTTCAGTATCGGTCCCCTCCATGGCCTTCTTCAACCGTTCCATGATTCCTTCCAGGTTTGTCTTGAGTGTGGCATCAACCTTGTCACCCAGTTCTTTAATGGACTTTTCGGTCTGATAGATAAGGCTGTCTGCCTGATTCCTGGCTTCAACCAGTTCTTTTTTCTTCTTGTCCTCATCAGCGTGCAGCTCGGCCTCCTTAACCAACTTCTCAATTTCCTCTTCTGACAGGCCGCTTGAAGCCGTAATTTGGATCGATTGTTCCTTGCCCGTTCCCAGATCCTTGGCCGAGACATGGACTATGCCGTTGGCATCGATGTCAAAAGTAACCTCGATTTGAGGAAGACCCCTGGGCGCGGGGGGAATTCCAACCAGTTCAAAGCGGCCCAGGGTCTTGTTGTATTCAGCCATTTCGCGTTCGCCCTGAAGCACATGTATGGAAACTGCCGGCTGATTATCAGCGGCCGTGGAGAATATCTGGCTCTTCTTGGTGGGGATGGTGGTGTTCTTTTCAATCAGCTTGGTAAATACGCCGCCGAGTGTTTCAATGCCAAGGGAAAGGGGAGTAACATCAAGAAGAAGGACGTCCTGGACATCACCTTTTAAGACCCCCGCTTGAATGGCGGCGCCTGCAGCCACTACCTCGTCCGGATTGACACCCTTATGTGGTTCCTTGTTAAAGATTGCTTTCACCTTTGCCTGGACGGCCGGCATACGGGTCATGCCACCCACCAGGATGACTTCGTTGATGTCCGAGGGCTTCAAACTTGCGTCTTTGAGGGCAGTCTTACAAGGTCCAACGACTTTTTCCAGAAGATCATCAACCAAGGATTCCAGCTTGGCCCTTGTCAGCTTGATATTCAAATGTTTCGGTCCACTGGCGTCGGCCGTGATAAAGGGCAGGTTTACATCGGTCTCCATAGAGGTAGAAAGCTCCATCTTGGCCTTTTCCGCACCCTCCTTTAGACGCTGCAAGGCCATTTTGTCATTACGGATGTCGATTCCCTGCTCCTTCCTGAATTCCTCGGCCAGATAGTCGATAATCCTTTGATCAAAATCCTCACCCCCTAAGTGGGTGTCGCCATTTGTGGACTTTACCTCAAAAACACCTTCTCCGATCTCCAGCACGGAAATGTCAAAGGTGCCGCCGCCCAAGTCAAACACAGCTATCTTTTCATCTTTCTTCTTGTCGAGCCCATAGGCCAGAGAAGCTGCGGTCGGCTCATTAATGATCCGCAAAACGTTAAGTCCTGCGATCTTGCCTGCATCCTTGGTGGCCTGCCGCTGGCTGTCATTAAAATAGGCAGGCACGGTGACTACTGCTTCGGTGACCTTCTCACCCAGGTATTCCTCTGCCGTTTTTTTCATGGATTGCAGGACATGTGCCGAGATCTCGGCCGGGCTGTAAGCCTTGCCCTGAATCTCCACATGTGCGTCACCGTTGGCCGCCTGTATGATCTTGAAAGGAGAGATGTCTTTGTCATGCTGGACTTCTTTCGAAGCATACCTTCGTCCAATGAGTCGCTTGACGGCAAATACCGTGTTCTCCGGATTTGTGACCGCCTGTCGCTTGGCCGCTTGGCCTACCAGGCGCTCCCCGCTGCCGCTCCACGCAACCATGGATGGAGTGGTCCTTCCCCCCTCAGGGTTGTTGATGACTTTGGGATCCTTCCCTTCCATTATGGCTACACAAGAGTTGGTTGTGCCAAGATCGATTCCTATCACCTTACTCATCACTTTCCTCCTTACAGCGTATGTTCAACCCTAATCAACTCGCAAAAAGCTGTCAGGTTCAAATTAATGAACTGTTATCTTTGTCTCCGACTTGTCACCAACACGCTCTGGTTTCACCTCGGCTTTGGCATCCGGCTTTTTTGAAACAACAACCATGGGGGGCCTGACCAGCCGGTCCCTGAGCATGTAACCCTTTTGAAGTTCGTGCAACACTGTATTTTCAGGGTGTTTCTCAGATTCTTCTTGAGCCACGGCATGGTGGAAATTCGGGTCAAAGGGCTTTCCCAGCGTCTCCATACGGACTACGCCGAATCTTTCAAGGCTGTCCATGAGCCCGTTTAATGTCATCTCCACGCCTTCACGAATGCCTTTAAAGGCATCCTCATTCTCTTCGTACTCCGTGGCAAGAGCCCGCTCAAGATTGTCTACAATCGGCAAAATCTCTTTGATAAGGGATTCATTGGCGAATTTTCTGAACTCATTCATCTCCCTTTCGCTACGCTTCTTGTAGTTTTCAAAATCCGCCGTAACCCTTTGAAGCCGCTGATAATTGGCTTCAGCCTTGGCTTCCGCGGCCTTCAGGCATTCTCGAAGGCTTTCCTTCTTATGAGCCTTTTCCTTTGCCTTGTGCGAGATTTCCCCATGCAGTTCCTCGGCCACTTCAGTCTCAGATGCTTCCCCGGATATGGCCTGGTCCTTGCTGCCGGTCAAAAGGATCTCCTTACATCTGACGGCTTCGTAAAAAATCCAGCTGTCTGTTTGCCGACTTTTTACGAGTCCATCAACATCTACTTGATCTTGTTGAGTTTTGCGTTGATAGAAATTATTGCATCAAAATAAGAACCACACAGGAGTTTGTCAAGGGGCTGTTCAACGAAGAAATGTGGTCCTTGGTTATTAAGGATTTACCTGATGGCAGGCTTGTGCGGATCTGTAAAGATTTCCCTGACAAGTATCTCGACCCTCAAGGGTTTTCTGGATCAGGTAAAGGGTCTGTTGTTTCTGCAAAGCCCATGCAGGAGCAAGAAGCGCAGATGGATCAGGATCTCCGGTAAGGCGCTGTATGATCATGTCGGGACAAAGACGTTCCATGAAAGCGACAACCCACTCCGCGTATTTATGCTGGTCAATGGTCTGGCAACCGCCTTCCCGGTAAAGCTGTGCCAAGGGTGTCCCTTTTGAGATATACAGACTATGAATCTTGATGCCGTGTATCCCAAGGTCTGCAATGGCTGAGGCTGTATCAAGGATGTCCTCCTTCGATTCACCGGGAAGTCCTAAAATGACGTGCGCGCAAATCAGTATGTTTCGGCCCCGGGTCATGCGAACAGCACGTAGAAAATCTTCGAACGTGTGACCACGATTAATTATCTTCAGCGTTCGATTGTGTGCGGACTGAAGCCCGTACTCCATCCAGACCATATGAGTCTCTGCGTAGCGCTCAATAAGACTAAGTTTTCCCTTATCGATGCAGTCCGGTCTTGTCCCAATAGCAAGCCCTACAATATCTGAGTCTGCCAAGGCCTCATCGTAGCGCTTTTGCAGGATATCACATGGCGCATACGTATTCGTAAATGCCTGAAAATATGCAAGGAACTTCTTGGCCTTGTAGCGGACAGCCAGTCGTGCCTTGCCTTGCTGAACCTGGTCCCTAATTGATTGGCTCCTGCCTCCTGCGCCGGAGCCCGAGCCCTTACTGTCGCAGAAGATGCATCCAGCCGAGGATATTGTTCCGTCCCTGTTCGGGCAAGAAAAACCTGCATCTATGGTGATCTTCTGGACCCTGCAGCCGAATTCCTTCCTGAGATAACTGTTGAAATCATTATAGCGTTTTGCCATCACGGTTCACTAACCTGGATCCGGCGTTGGCGGAGCGCCGAAGATAACTGATTCTACCACGAATGCACGAAGACGCGAAAAGGCAGGACTACATTAAATCGCGGAACGATTTTATACTTGGTTGCGCACCCTTCGTTGAGCCCTTTCCACGGCGCCTCAAGTTGCCATGTTTTGGCCGAAGCCGTGCCACGACACAGACAGGTTTACTTACCGCTGCTTCCTTCCGGATCTGACGGGGTTCGTAATCGTCTGTTGCGTGGTGCCCGACCAGGGACACCTCTTGGGACATGGAACCATGAACCCGCAAAAGGGGATTCAGCCCCGCATAAGCGGATTTCGGGTGACAGGACACCGCTAGCTTCCCGCCTAGCGCAACCAAGTGTTGTATTTATATCCCAACGGGAGTTCGATTTCAACTGCAAAAAGAAGTCATGACCCTTTTCCCTTGACTTAGGGCTCGCCCAAAAATAACCTCTTCGAAAACTTAAATATTTCGAAACATTGAGTGCCATGCTTGGAAAAGAAGAGTCTTTTTGCGCGACCGTTGACGCTGTTATCCGCCGTTACCATATGTTAGAGTCTGGCGACACCGTTCTGGTTGGCGTATCAGGTGGACCGGACTCCGTCGCACTCCTTCACTGCCTCGTAGACCTCAGGGCTGATTGGTCTCTTGATCTGGTAATCGCCCATCTCAATCACCAACTTCGAGGAAGAACTTCGGACCAGGAAGCAGCGTTTGTTGAAAGACTGGCTTCAAGGCTGGAAATTCCGTGTGAAATCGGTTCAAGAAATGTGGGCTCCTATTGCGCCGAACATCGGCTGTCAATTCAGGAGGCAGCCAGAGACGTTCGTTACGCCTTTTACGATGACGTGGCAGCCAAGTACGGGGCCAAGAAGATCGCTCTTGGGCATCAGGCAAATGACAATGCCGAGTCCGTTCTTATACACCTGCTGCGAGGAACAGGTCCCCGAGGGCTGGCAGGCATCCCGCCAGTGCGCGAAGGTCGCATTATACGGCCACTCATAGACATAACCAGGAATCAGATATTGCAGTTTCTGGAACACCGCGGCCTGGAATATGTACGGGATTATTCCAACGTGGACATAAAATATCTCCGCAATAGAATCCGCCACCAACTCTTGCCTTCCCTTGAGAATAACTATAATCCCAAGGCGATTTGCGCTTTGACTCGCCTAGCCTCTATTGTGCGGAAAGAAGAGAATTTCTGGGATCAGCAGGTTAAAGATGCTTTTCAAAATCTTCTATTGGAACAAACAACAGATCGTATAACTCTTTCGGCCCCGGGCCTGGCCAGTTTGCACCCAGCTCTGTTGCGGCGACTGGTACGCTTCAGCGTGTTGTCACTTAAAGGCAACCTGAAGCGACTGGGGCACAGCCACGTGGAAGCAGTGGTCCAGCTCACCCGCCGGCCCATGCCTTCAGGATGGCTTGACCTGCCCCACCAAGTTGGTGTGGTTCGTGATGGCGAGGAGGTCACGTTCTTATTAGGGAAACCCGAAGAACCACCCCGTTTCCAATATCACATAGCCGGCCCAGGGACCACGTTCATCCGGGAAATTGGCACATTTCTCAGGCTCTCTGCTTGTGAGTCAAGCGAAGCGGCTGAGCCAGGAGAATACCCTCCCACCACGGCACTTTTTGACCTGCAGGCGGTGCCCTTTCCGATGATTGTTCGAAACTTCGAGAAGGGGGACCGATTCAGGCCTCTGGGAATGTCAGGCTCTCAAAAGGTCAAGGCCTTTTTTATCAACCACAAAGTTTCAAGGTCAAAGAGGCAGCGTTGCCCTCTACTGCTCAGCAGCGGCAGGATCATATGGGTGGGGGGATACCGCATTGACAATTCAGCCAGGATTACGGAAAAAACGAAGAGAGTTCTAAAGGCCGAGCTCCTGCCGGAATAATCGATATCGCCTGGAAGAAAAAAGCGTAAGCATTCACAGGTTCAGGGTTACCTTTCTTTCGTTAACCCGCCTCCGGCGGGACGGTTTCAGCCGTCGCAGCCAGTGCTTTGGCGAAGTCGGCTCAGCTTTTCGTTGAACCCTGAACCCCTGAACCTCTGAACCCGTGAACGGTTACAAAAAAGCCCTTACCCCCGGCGCTTATCGTAACCGTGGAACCCGGACTTTTCTGAAAAGTTACTAAAAAGATTGAAAAGGGTTACATATTGTATTATGTTTTTTATATTGATACTTAAAGCATTGACTGAATAGTCAAGGAGGTCACTTTATTGAATCCTTTTTATAAGAATCTAGCCCTGTGGCTGGTAATAAGTCTTGTCATGATCCTACTCTTTAACGTGTTCAACCAGTCGAGGGTCCAGGACAGAGAAATCAGCTATACGGAATTCATGTCACGGGTGGAAAAAGGGCTTGTGGCAGGTGTCCTCATTCAGGGGCAAGAGATTTCCGGCTCCGACGTGAATGGCCTTCGTTTCAAGACCTTTGCTCCCCACGATGCGGACCTCATCAAAATCCTGCGAAGTCACGGGGTCACCATCAAGGTCAAACCCCCTGCCGAATCCCCATGGTATATGACCATACTGGTATCCTGGTTTCCGATGATTCTTCTGATTGCCGTGTGGATATTTTTTATGCGGCAAATGCAGGGAGGAGGAGGCAAGGCCCTGTCTTTTGGAAAAAGCAGGGCAACACTTCTTTCGGACCAGTCGGCAAAGGTAACCTTTGACGATGTGGCCGGCATAGATGAGGCCAAGGAAGAGTTAGGTGAGATCATCGACTTTCTGAAAGACCCTAAAAAGTTTACCCGCTTGGGTGGCAGAATCCCAAAGGGTGTGCTTCTCATGGGAGCGCCGGGCACTGGCAAAACCCTTTTGGCAAAGGCTATTGCCGGAGAGGCTGGTGTTCCTTTCTTCAGCATTAGCGGTTCGGACTTCGTGGAGATGTTTGTGGGAGTTGGGGCGTCACGGGTCAGAGACCTGTTTGTTCAGGGGAAAAAGCACGCCCCATGCATCATTTTTATCGACGAAATCGACGCCGTGGGCCGGCACAGGGGCGCTGGCCTTGGAGGGGGGCACGATGAAAGAGAACAGACCTTGAACCAACTCCTGGTGGAGATGGATGGATTTGAATCCAACGAAGGCGTGATTCTCATATCGGCCACAAACCGACCCGACATCCTGGACCCCGCTCTCATGCGCCCCGGACGTTTTGACCGCCAAGTCGTTGTGCCTGTTCCTGATGTGAAGGGACGTGAAGGGATTCTCAATGTCCACAGCCGTAAGACACCTTTGGCGGACAATGTTGACCTGGCTGTCCTTGCACGGGGCACACCTGGATTTTCCGGCGCAGACCTTGAAAACATGGTCAACGAGGCCGCGCTTCTGGCAGCCCGGTCTGACAAGGATCTTTTGGAGATGGCTGACTTTGAGGAGGCCAAAGATAAAGTGCTCATGGGAACAGCCCGCAAGAGTATGATCATAAGCGATGAGGAAAAGAAAAATACCGCATATCACGAGGCGGGGCACACGCTGGTGGTCAAAATGCTCCCCGGCACCGACCCGATTCACAAAGTCACTATCATACCCAGGGGTCGTGCCATGGGACTCACTCAACAACTGCCCATAGATGAAAAGCATACCTATCCGAAAAAATACCTTCTGAACAATCTTGTCGTGCTTATGGGTGGACGGGCAGCAGAGGAACTGGTCCTCAACGAGATGACAACAGGCGCGGGAAACGACATTGAGCGGGCCACAGAGACTGCCCGCAAGATGGTCTGTGAGTGGGGCATGAGTGAAAAGCTGGGTCCCCTGACCTTTGGCCAAAAAGACGAGCAGATCTTCTTGGGAAGGGAGTTTGCTCAACATCGGGATTACAGTGAGAATACAGCCGTTCTCATCGACGGAGAGGTTTCGCAGTTGGTGTCAGAGGCGTACGAAAAGGCGAAAAAAATCCTCCAAGAAAATATCGATACACTCCACGCCATTGCTAATGCTCTGCTCGAAAGAGAGACACTGCTGGAAAGTGATATCGATGCCATCATTGCAGGAGCTGCTCCGGCTGGAGGTAAGTCAAAGGAAAAAGAGGCCAAATCCAAGGCACTGGGTGAAGGCAAAGCACAGGCAACAGGGCAACTCCGACCGCTTCCCAGCTAGTGCCCATCCATAAACGGATCTTAAGACACTGGGCACTAACGCCAGTTTCCAATTCAGAAATGAGTCCGCCTGAGGCGGACAAGGTCAAGGAAATTCCCGCTTGCAGCGGGACGCGGAGGTCCGCCTAGGCGGATCACGCAAGCGATCCCGCAGATTGATTCGCCAGATGGCACAAGCCCAGGCGGAGAAAAGGGCCATTTCTGGATGGAAACCAGCTAGATTCCATGGATAAAGCATTGCTTTTTGAGCTTCAATGCGGCCCTTTTTCTCTAACGCTGGGCAAGCGCACGCTGATTATGGGTGTTGTGAATGTGACACCCGATTCCTTCTCAGACGGCGGTCTCTTTTTTGACAAGGAGGCAGCCACAGCCCACGGGTTGGCCCTTGCGGCAGCCGGGGCTGATATCATTGACGTGGGCGGGGAATCGTCGCGCCCATTTTCAGAACCGGTGCCGGCAGAAGAAGAGATTCGGCGCGTCGTCCCTGTTATTGAAGAACTCTCCGGCCGTTGTTCCGTTCCGATATCGATTGATACATACAAGGCACAAGTAGCAAGACGCGCCATTGCTGCAGGCGCTTCCATTGCCAATGACATAGGAGCACTCGGCCTCGATCAGGGCATGGTGGATCTGGTAGCTGAAACAGGTGTGGCCGTCGTCCTAATGCACATGAAGGGCACGCCAAAGACCATGCAGGCAGATCCCCACTATGAAGACGTGATTGGGGAAGTCAAAAGCTTTTTGGCCAGTGCGATTCTCAGAGCCGAACAGGCGGGCATTGACCGCACCAGAATCATAGTCGATCCAGGCATCGGTTTTGGCAAAACCGTGACACATAACCTGCTTCTTATCAAACACCTTTCAGCGTTTCATGCCTTGGGCGTTCCGGTTCTGATTGGACCTTCGCGAAAATCCTTTATTACAAAGATATTGGGCGACGGAGACGAGCGCCTGGAGGTGGGCACACAGGCTGCAGTAGCTGCTGCTGCCCTGAACGGCGTACACAT
Encoded proteins:
- a CDS encoding 1-acyl-sn-glycerol-3-phosphate acyltransferase, coding for MIRTVVIPTWIVFITFICALAAIALSFWKKGGDLSHLAGRFWAKSVLLVSRAKVTVRGLHHIDPCATYIYMANHQSMFDILALLGYLPVQFRWLAKKELFQIPVFGQSMARVGYISIDRSNRKSAHNSIQEAAQKIAQGVSVVIFPEGTRSADGQIKSFEAGGFHLAIRSGRPIVPVVICGTHHIMPKGSLRIRPGRILVSMHPPVETASCNSKTKKVLRDTVRSIMKQDLERIRASQAFNPEV
- the dnaK gene encoding molecular chaperone DnaK, coding for MSKVIGIDLGTTNSCVAIMEGKDPKVINNPEGGRTTPSMVAWSGSGERLVGQAAKRQAVTNPENTVFAVKRLIGRRYASKEVQHDKDISPFKIIQAANGDAHVEIQGKAYSPAEISAHVLQSMKKTAEEYLGEKVTEAVVTVPAYFNDSQRQATKDAGKIAGLNVLRIINEPTAASLAYGLDKKKDEKIAVFDLGGGTFDISVLEIGEGVFEVKSTNGDTHLGGEDFDQRIIDYLAEEFRKEQGIDIRNDKMALQRLKEGAEKAKMELSTSMETDVNLPFITADASGPKHLNIKLTRAKLESLVDDLLEKVVGPCKTALKDASLKPSDINEVILVGGMTRMPAVQAKVKAIFNKEPHKGVNPDEVVAAGAAIQAGVLKGDVQDVLLLDVTPLSLGIETLGGVFTKLIEKNTTIPTKKSQIFSTAADNQPAVSIHVLQGEREMAEYNKTLGRFELVGIPPAPRGLPQIEVTFDIDANGIVHVSAKDLGTGKEQSIQITASSGLSEEEIEKLVKEAELHADEDKKKKELVEARNQADSLIYQTEKSIKELGDKVDATLKTNLEGIMERLKKAMEGTDTEEINKLNEELMQASHKLAEAMYAQASAAGQAGDESAEAGGPSAQAEPRPPTDEDVVDADFEEVKDDKKA
- the grpE gene encoding nucleotide exchange factor GrpE, whose product is MTGSKDQAISGEASETEVAEELHGEISHKAKEKAHKKESLRECLKAAEAKAEANYQRLQRVTADFENYKKRSEREMNEFRKFANESLIKEILPIVDNLERALATEYEENEDAFKGIREGVEMTLNGLMDSLERFGVVRMETLGKPFDPNFHHAVAQEESEKHPENTVLHELQKGYMLRDRLVRPPMVVVSKKPDAKAEVKPERVGDKSETKITVH
- a CDS encoding TIGR01212 family radical SAM protein (This family includes YhcC from E. coli K-12, an uncharacterized radical SAM protein.), with product MAKRYNDFNSYLRKEFGCRVQKITIDAGFSCPNRDGTISSAGCIFCDSKGSGSGAGGRSQSIRDQVQQGKARLAVRYKAKKFLAYFQAFTNTYAPCDILQKRYDEALADSDIVGLAIGTRPDCIDKGKLSLIERYAETHMVWMEYGLQSAHNRTLKIINRGHTFEDFLRAVRMTRGRNILICAHVILGLPGESKEDILDTASAIADLGIHGIKIHSLYISKGTPLAQLYREGGCQTIDQHKYAEWVVAFMERLCPDMIIQRLTGDPDPSALLAPAWALQKQQTLYLIQKTLEGRDTCQGNLYRSAQACHQVNP
- the tilS gene encoding tRNA lysidine(34) synthetase TilS, with product MLGKEESFCATVDAVIRRYHMLESGDTVLVGVSGGPDSVALLHCLVDLRADWSLDLVIAHLNHQLRGRTSDQEAAFVERLASRLEIPCEIGSRNVGSYCAEHRLSIQEAARDVRYAFYDDVAAKYGAKKIALGHQANDNAESVLIHLLRGTGPRGLAGIPPVREGRIIRPLIDITRNQILQFLEHRGLEYVRDYSNVDIKYLRNRIRHQLLPSLENNYNPKAICALTRLASIVRKEENFWDQQVKDAFQNLLLEQTTDRITLSAPGLASLHPALLRRLVRFSVLSLKGNLKRLGHSHVEAVVQLTRRPMPSGWLDLPHQVGVVRDGEEVTFLLGKPEEPPRFQYHIAGPGTTFIREIGTFLRLSACESSEAAEPGEYPPTTALFDLQAVPFPMIVRNFEKGDRFRPLGMSGSQKVKAFFINHKVSRSKRQRCPLLLSSGRIIWVGGYRIDNSARITEKTKRVLKAELLPE
- the ftsH gene encoding ATP-dependent zinc metalloprotease FtsH, which translates into the protein MNPFYKNLALWLVISLVMILLFNVFNQSRVQDREISYTEFMSRVEKGLVAGVLIQGQEISGSDVNGLRFKTFAPHDADLIKILRSHGVTIKVKPPAESPWYMTILVSWFPMILLIAVWIFFMRQMQGGGGKALSFGKSRATLLSDQSAKVTFDDVAGIDEAKEELGEIIDFLKDPKKFTRLGGRIPKGVLLMGAPGTGKTLLAKAIAGEAGVPFFSISGSDFVEMFVGVGASRVRDLFVQGKKHAPCIIFIDEIDAVGRHRGAGLGGGHDEREQTLNQLLVEMDGFESNEGVILISATNRPDILDPALMRPGRFDRQVVVPVPDVKGREGILNVHSRKTPLADNVDLAVLARGTPGFSGADLENMVNEAALLAARSDKDLLEMADFEEAKDKVLMGTARKSMIISDEEKKNTAYHEAGHTLVVKMLPGTDPIHKVTIIPRGRAMGLTQQLPIDEKHTYPKKYLLNNLVVLMGGRAAEELVLNEMTTGAGNDIERATETARKMVCEWGMSEKLGPLTFGQKDEQIFLGREFAQHRDYSENTAVLIDGEVSQLVSEAYEKAKKILQENIDTLHAIANALLERETLLESDIDAIIAGAAPAGGKSKEKEAKSKALGEGKAQATGQLRPLPS
- the folP gene encoding dihydropteroate synthase, which produces MDKALLFELQCGPFSLTLGKRTLIMGVVNVTPDSFSDGGLFFDKEAATAHGLALAAAGADIIDVGGESSRPFSEPVPAEEEIRRVVPVIEELSGRCSVPISIDTYKAQVARRAIAAGASIANDIGALGLDQGMVDLVAETGVAVVLMHMKGTPKTMQADPHYEDVIGEVKSFLASAILRAEQAGIDRTRIIVDPGIGFGKTVTHNLLLIKHLSAFHALGVPVLIGPSRKSFITKILGDGDERLEVGTQAAVAAAALNGVHIVRVHDVERTKQTLKLVDAIRNAAGNSD